TTTGTACTTATCTAAAAGCCCACCAATAAGTAAGGGAAAAAGGATACCGCCAAATGCCCCAGCCATACCACCAATACCCACAACGGAGCTTACTGCCTGCTTTGGAAACAAATCTGATGGTAGTGTAAAAACATTGGTAGCCCATGCTTGGTGTAAAGCCACAGCAAAACTGATTAAACCTACAGCCACCCACACATTTCCTGCAAACTGAATGAAGATGACAGAAAGCTCTAAAACTGCAAAGAGAAACAAAACAGTCTTACGGGCTTTTATGGTTTCCATCCCCTTTTTTATCAAATAAGATGATAAATAACCTCCGCCAATACTTCCTATGGTGGTAGCGGTATAAATAATCATTAATTCAACACTGAATTTTTTAAGGTCTAAATCAAAAGTAGATGCAAAATAAGAAGGCAACCAAAACAGAAAGAACCAGTAAATTGGGTCAATTAGTCCCTTACCAGTTATGTATGCCCATGTTTGCGGATATGAAAACAATTTAGACCACTTTACAGGGTTTTTACCTTCTTCGGTCTCTGTTTCTTCTTGACCAGAGACTATGTATTCATACTCTTCTGCTGTAAGCTTCTTTTGCTTAGAAGGAACCTGATATAACCACAGCCAAAAAATCAACCAAACAAAACCCAAGGCTCCTGTAAACCAGAAAACCTCATGCCAGCCATAATTTGCAAGAATAGGCGGTACCAAAACTAAGGCGATCACTACTCCCACACTGGTACCGGCATTAAATATCCCTGTAGCTAATGCTCTCTCTTTTTTAGGAAACCACTCTGCCACCGTTTTAGCTGCCGCAGGATAATTCCCTGCTTCGCCTAAACCAAGCCCTACACGTGCTACACCAAAGCCAAATGCACTTCTAGCTACGGCATGTAACATTCCAGCTACACTCCAAAAAACTACAGTAAATGAATATCCCTTTCTGGTACCTACTTTGTCTATTAACCATCCAAAAAACAATAAACCTATAGCATAAGCAGCAGTAAAAGCCATGACGATCTTGGCAAAGTCCGTCTCCGTCCATTCAAATTCTTGCTCTAATACGGGTTTTAACAAACCAATAATTTGACGATCTAAATAATTGATGGTCGTTGCAAAAAATAGCAATGCTACTATGATCCACCTATAATTTTTAATTTTCATTAAGGTATTAATCTTGAGTTTTTAGAATGTATTGTTCAATATGGTTTTGTAATTCCTTCCAGTTATTTTCGGCAATTAGTTTCTTATTAAAAAGCTGACTTCCTATGCCGTATCCGGCCGCACCGGCAGCTTTAAAAGCTTGAATGTTATCTAAACTTACTCCGCCAGTAGGTAAAAGTTTAATTTGGTCTAAAGGCCCTTTTAAGTCTTTGATAAATGATGGCCCAAGGGCTGTGGCCGGAAAAACCTTGACCACCTTTGCTCCCCAAGTCCATGCATTATAAATTTCGGTAGGTGTGTAGGCTCCAGGAAAAACAGCCACACCTAATTCCACACATTTTTCAATAACCGCCTTTGAAAGTATAGGTGTCACAATAAACTGTGAACCTGCTTCTAGAGCTCTTTCTAGATCTGATTCTGAACAAACCGTCCCAGCTCCAACATTCATTAAGCCTTCACTATTTTCAAAAGCATAAGAAATCATTTCTTCTACTCTTGGCGTGTTCATTGTTATTTCTAGATTAGTAAGACCCACTTTTTTACACACCTCAAAAACCTCCTTAAAATCATCAAAGGCTATGTTTCTTAAGATGCCTACTATGGGTACCTGCTCAAATAATTCCCACGAAAACGAGTTATTAGTCATTTAATTTTTTGTTATGAATTTTGAACACTTCGGACTGACCAGCTATGGTTGATTTTATAAGAATATCGTCCGCCACAAACTGCGTTCTGCTTTCTATTCCTAAGGCTTCTACCGCTTTTTTATACAGCACATTCATATTTTCTCCACCACAAAGAATAATAGGTCTGGAATCTGACGGTAAACTTATATTGCCAAGTTCCTCCCCAATCAACAAACCGCTCAAATACAAGGCATTTTCGGGCTTGTCCATTTCACTAAATAGGAAGTTGGTTCTGACCTTAAATAGGTTGACTAGCATACTGCTGTCTTTAGCATCCAAAACCCCTTTCGAAAAAGCTTCCGAGGCCTTTGGTGTCCATGCTTTAAGCGTTTCTTTAGTAACAGAATTACTTAAAATACTGTACTCAGATAGTATTTGATAAAGCTCCCCTGTGAGGTAAGTTTGAAAATGGTTTAGTACACCGTTTTTTACAAAACAATGTTTTGAATGCGTTCCAGGTAATATAATAATGGTTTCTTCCTCTTTACTGAATTCCATTAAGTGAGCGAGCCCCAAAAGCTGAACCTCCTCTCCACGCATGACATCGTGCTTATCTCGTAATCCAGAGATTAAAATAAGTGGATTGGGAAAAGATGCGTTATTCTCAAATACTTCCACATCTAAACCAAAGGCATCTCTCACGCCAAAAGGCAAATGGCCATAAGGAAGCTCTTTCATTCCTATAGACGATGATGCCATTCCAGACAGTACTATAGTCAAACTATCAATTTCGAAATCGACTTTAGTTTTCAATGCATCCAGATTCTCTGAAATCACCTCACAGAAAAGACCAAAACGGTCAGACTCCTTCTCTACCTTCTTATTAGTTTTAGCTATTCCATCCTCACTTGTCAACTCAGCCAAAACAGAGTTTGTAGAGCTGTCAATTACTCTTAATCGGAAAAAACTAGTTCCCCAATCACAACCAATAATTAAGTTTTTTATATGTTTCATTTTTATAATGTGCTCCTTTAGTTTCTCCCTAACCCTGCTGTCATTCTATTGAAAAGGCCATAAGTTTTGACCCTCCCTTTAATCCATATCTAGCACCACCGGCGGTTATTACGACATATTGTTTACCATTAACCATATATGTAGCGGGTGTAGAATAACCGCCAGCCGGTAGCTGATATTCCCAAACAGTCTTACCTGTTTTAGTTTCTATTGCTCTTAACTTCTCATCATAGCTAGCTCCTATAAATAATAGGCCACCTGCAGTTACCACAGGCCCTCCATGGTTTTCTGTACCTGTAACTGGCAAGCCTTTTTTCATTAACTCAGGAAACTCCCCAAATGGAACTTGCCATAAAAATTCACCCGAGTTCATATCAATGGCATTCAAGTTTCCCCAAAGTGGCTTGATGGCGGGATATCCATCTAAGTCTAAAAATTGATTATTACCATTATTTAGATAAGGGGGATTGTAAGGGAAAACCTTCCCTTCTTCCGTTTTTATGTTCTCTACCTTATGAACATCAAAACTTGAACTTTCCTTTGCCAAAAGAAAATCAACAACAGCCTGTCTATCTTTCAATTTTAAGTGCTGAAAAGAAGGCATTCTGCTCCTTCCAGACTCCAGTATGTTTAATATTTCAGGCTCCTTTAAACGTGCACCAATATTGTCCAAACTTGGAAACGCTTGATTTACTGGCCCACTTTTATCCATTCCGTGGCAAGCACTACAGTTTTGATTAAAAAGAGACTCTCCTCTAGACCTCTTATGAGTACCTGAGCCTTCAGACACTTTTCTCATTTGTATCCACCAAAGCATGTTATTACCATTGACATACATAATACCTTTAGGGTCCGCGGCGGCTCCTCCCCATTCTGCTCCACCGCCTATATGGTAGATTAAAGAACCTTTTTCACTTGGTGGTAAATACTTGTTTCCAGAGTTACTATTCTTAAATCTTTCTAACACAAAGGCATGAGACTCTGCTGTTCTATCAGTTATATCTTCTTCTTTAAGAACCTGATTTACAAAAGGTTTTGGTTTAGTAGGAATAGGCTGTGTAGGCCATGGTTTCTCCCCAGGTAATGCAGGAGATACTGGAACGTCAATTTCTTCAACATCAAAAAGTGGTTTACCAGTATCTCTATCAAAAATGAAAATAAAACCATCTTTAGTGGCCTGAGCCACCGCTTCTATTTCCTTTCCCTCCTGTGTAACTGTAATAAGTGTAGGCGGGCATGGAATATCTTTATCCCATAAGTCATGATGTACTGTTTGAAAATGCCATACTCGTTTTCCTGTTTTAGCATCTAGGGCTATTACACAGTTAGCGAAGAGGTTTTGACCTGGTCTTTCTGCTCCATAAAAATCTACCGACGGAGAACCAGTACCTAAGAATACCATTCCTCTTTTCTGGTCTACCACCATTCCAGCCCAACTGTTTGCTCCTCCTATTTTTTTATAAGAATCTTCTGCCCACGTTTCGTACCCATATTCGCCAGGCAACGGTATGGTATTAAAAACCCACTTCAGCATGCCTGATTTAGCATCAAAAGCTCTGATATTTCCAGGAAGGGCACTTCCACCTTCTGAAACCGTAGAGCCTATTATAAACGTGTTGTTATAAATTACTCCCGGAGAAGTGGAGCGAATGCTATAATCATTCACATCAAATCCTCGAACAGACTCGTCCCCCAAACCTTGATGCAAATCCACCAAACCATTTTCACCGAAACTCTCAATCAACTCTCCTGTGGCGGCATTTATAGCCAATAGAAAAGTCCCTACCGTGTAAAGTATACGTTTGTCTCCCTTTTCTTCCCAATAAACTACTCCCCGTATAGCATGAAAACTCCTTTTAAGTTCGGGTATGCTATAAGGGTCAAACTTCCATAAATCTTGACCTGTAGCAGCGTTTAATGCGAAAAGCTTTTGCCTTGAGGTGGTCCCGTATAATATTCCATTTACCACAATAGGTTGATTTTGATTAGCTAGAGGCTTATCAGCATCCACTTCTTCACCCGTATCAAATTCCCAAGCCACTTTTAATGACTTCACGTTTTCTGTGTTAATTTGAGCCAACTCAGAATATCGCGTTCCTCCACTATCTCCTCCGTAGTATCTCCAGTCTACATTTTCGGATTCTCCAGAAGAGCCACAAGAAGCCAATAGAAACAAAAAGCTCTGGCAATAGATTATGATTAATATCTTCTTCATAGCCTATCAATTAAAAAACTCATAATTAATAGTCCATGTAAAAGTCTCGCCTGGCTGTACTTCTACTTTAGTATAAGGCTCAGGACATGAGGTGGTGGCACAGGCCCAGAAAACCATATTATTAATTGGTCGGTCACTGGTAATATGTACTCCTGCCTTTGTTTTCAGGTTTTCAATAAGGATATCATAATCTTTTGAAGTGCTCCCAAAACCTGTCACCTCACTTGAAAACACACTTTCAGAGGCTGAGACGGCTCTGTTAAAAACAATGGCATTGTCTTCTATGCTTGCCGTGCTTCCAAAACCTTTAACCATTCCTTCTGGCTTAATATCAAAAACAAAAGATGTCTTTATATTGGCATTGGTAGGTTCATTGTCAATCATGAAAAAATTGTGATTGTAGACGCTGGTTTTAATAGCTTTATCTCCTGTGTTTTTGAGACTGTGACTTAATATCAGATTTGAACGCTCCAATTTCATCTTTTTCGAATAATGATAGGCATAGCCGTTTGACATCTTCAGGTTTTGAGTAAACTGAACTTGGTCCTTTCCTACTTTGACTTTTCTTTTTCCATGGTTCTTGATTTGATAAGTTTTAAACCTAGAGTAAGATGTCTCTTTTGGTTTCTCCAGCTCACCTACGCCTATTTTTAAAAAAGTTTCGCCCACATTAGCTTCATCATACCCAATTACTGTAAACTCTTCAACAGGCCCCATAATGGCATCATGTAGTCCTTCTTCAAATTTAGGATTCCAAACACCAAAGAAGCTATGACCTCCATATTCCAACTCGGAAACCACACCAGACCAGTCAAATCTGGTTCCTTGATAATACCCTTTTCCTTCTTTTGGAAGGAGTATTTTAG
This sequence is a window from Arcticibacterium luteifluviistationis. Protein-coding genes within it:
- a CDS encoding outer membrane protein assembly factor BamB family protein gives rise to the protein MKKILIIIYCQSFLFLLASCGSSGESENVDWRYYGGDSGGTRYSELAQINTENVKSLKVAWEFDTGEEVDADKPLANQNQPIVVNGILYGTTSRQKLFALNAATGQDLWKFDPYSIPELKRSFHAIRGVVYWEEKGDKRILYTVGTFLLAINAATGELIESFGENGLVDLHQGLGDESVRGFDVNDYSIRSTSPGVIYNNTFIIGSTVSEGGSALPGNIRAFDAKSGMLKWVFNTIPLPGEYGYETWAEDSYKKIGGANSWAGMVVDQKRGMVFLGTGSPSVDFYGAERPGQNLFANCVIALDAKTGKRVWHFQTVHHDLWDKDIPCPPTLITVTQEGKEIEAVAQATKDGFIFIFDRDTGKPLFDVEEIDVPVSPALPGEKPWPTQPIPTKPKPFVNQVLKEEDITDRTAESHAFVLERFKNSNSGNKYLPPSEKGSLIYHIGGGAEWGGAAADPKGIMYVNGNNMLWWIQMRKVSEGSGTHKRSRGESLFNQNCSACHGMDKSGPVNQAFPSLDNIGARLKEPEILNILESGRSRMPSFQHLKLKDRQAVVDFLLAKESSSFDVHKVENIKTEEGKVFPYNPPYLNNGNNQFLDLDGYPAIKPLWGNLNAIDMNSGEFLWQVPFGEFPELMKKGLPVTGTENHGGPVVTAGGLLFIGASYDEKLRAIETKTGKTVWEYQLPAGGYSTPATYMVNGKQYVVITAGGARYGLKGGSKLMAFSIE
- a CDS encoding bifunctional 4-hydroxy-2-oxoglutarate aldolase/2-dehydro-3-deoxy-phosphogluconate aldolase — its product is MTNNSFSWELFEQVPIVGILRNIAFDDFKEVFEVCKKVGLTNLEITMNTPRVEEMISYAFENSEGLMNVGAGTVCSESDLERALEAGSQFIVTPILSKAVIEKCVELGVAVFPGAYTPTEIYNAWTWGAKVVKVFPATALGPSFIKDLKGPLDQIKLLPTGGVSLDNIQAFKAAGAAGYGIGSQLFNKKLIAENNWKELQNHIEQYILKTQD
- a CDS encoding MFS transporter; its protein translation is MKIKNYRWIIVALLFFATTINYLDRQIIGLLKPVLEQEFEWTETDFAKIVMAFTAAYAIGLLFFGWLIDKVGTRKGYSFTVVFWSVAGMLHAVARSAFGFGVARVGLGLGEAGNYPAAAKTVAEWFPKKERALATGIFNAGTSVGVVIALVLVPPILANYGWHEVFWFTGALGFVWLIFWLWLYQVPSKQKKLTAEEYEYIVSGQEETETEEGKNPVKWSKLFSYPQTWAYITGKGLIDPIYWFFLFWLPSYFASTFDLDLKKFSVELMIIYTATTIGSIGGGYLSSYLIKKGMETIKARKTVLFLFAVLELSVIFIQFAGNVWVAVGLISFAVALHQAWATNVFTLPSDLFPKQAVSSVVGIGGMAGAFGGILFPLLIGGLLDKYKALGNIEAGYNILFTICGFTYLVAWLIIHLLTKKAGKVSLEELS
- a CDS encoding 2-dehydro-3-deoxygalactonokinase translates to MKHIKNLIIGCDWGTSFFRLRVIDSSTNSVLAELTSEDGIAKTNKKVEKESDRFGLFCEVISENLDALKTKVDFEIDSLTIVLSGMASSSIGMKELPYGHLPFGVRDAFGLDVEVFENNASFPNPLILISGLRDKHDVMRGEEVQLLGLAHLMEFSKEEETIIILPGTHSKHCFVKNGVLNHFQTYLTGELYQILSEYSILSNSVTKETLKAWTPKASEAFSKGVLDAKDSSMLVNLFKVRTNFLFSEMDKPENALYLSGLLIGEELGNISLPSDSRPIILCGGENMNVLYKKAVEALGIESRTQFVADDILIKSTIAGQSEVFKIHNKKLND